One Malus domestica chromosome 11, GDT2T_hap1 genomic region harbors:
- the LOC103447332 gene encoding protein LIGHT-DEPENDENT SHORT HYPOCOTYLS 5-like — translation MDSASGGAGLPDPNVSSGEGPSSASRSAAPGATAEPPSASPAPPSRYESQKRRDWNTFLQYLKNHKPPLTLARCSGAHVIEFLKYLDQFGKTKVHATGCPYFGHPNPPAPCACPLKQAWGSLDALIGRLRAAYEENGGRPESNPFGARAVRIYLREVREGQAKARGIPYEKKKRKRSTVTATAVVGNVSVASTQGVGGDGDGGGGVDGGGSSNTAAAATSTAV, via the coding sequence ATGGATTCTGCTTCAGGTGGAGCCGGACTGCCCGACCCGAACGTCAGCAGCGGCGAGGGTCCGTCGTCTGCGTCAAGGTCGGCAGCCCCGGGGGCTACCGCTGAGCCCCCGTCAGCATCTCCGGCCCCGCCAAGTCGCTACGAGTCGCAGAAGCGGCGGGACTGGAATACCTTCCTGCAGTACCTCAAGAACCACAAGCCTCCGCTCACGCTGGCCCGCTGCAGTGGGGCCCACGTCATCGAGTTCCTCAAGTACCTTGACCAGTTCGGGAAGACCAAAGTCCACGCCACCGGCTGCCCCTACTTTGGACACCCCAACCCTCCCGCCCCGTGCGCCTGCCCGCTCAAGCAGGCGTGGGGCAGCCTAGACGCGCTCATCGGACGGTTGAGGGCCGCGTACGAGGAGAACGGAGGACGGCCCGAGTCAAATCCCTTCGGTGCTCGAGCGGTGCGGATTTATTTGAGGGAGGTGAGGGAGGGACAGGCTAAGGCCAGAGGAATTCCCTACGAGAAAAAGAAACGGAAACGGTCGACCGTCACTGCCACTGCGGTTGTAGGGAATGTGTCGGTGGCGTCCACTCAAGGCGTcggtggtgatggtgatggcgGTGGCGGTGTTGATGGTGGCGGTTCAAGTAACACCGCTGCTGCTGCTACTAGTACTGCAGTATAG